The DNA window CCAGCACTGGTCGTTGTCACTGTATCCGCTAAAAGTGCCCGATCCATGCGGGTTTTAAAACCTGATTTGTTTTCTGCAAATTCGCGCTGATCTTCTTTTGTAAAAATCTGCGTCTGCTCGCCGATTCCCAGCAAAGTCCCGATCGCATCAAACAGACCTGTCAATCCCATTGCAAAGACTGTCGCGAGCGTCAATAGAAAGTCATGCCAATTGTTAAACAAAGTCGGCATCCCCTGGCCCGAAAAAGAAGCTAAGAAGACTTTGGAAAATTCAGAAAAAGTTGTTGATAAGGAAGCACCCCATTCTATATGCGTATTTGTAACGCCCATTGGGATACCGATCAGTGTGGTCACGATCATTGAAATCAAAAAAGCACCCGGAATTTTTCGCAATACTAAAACAATTAAAATCAAAAGACCGATCAAAGCCAAAATCACGGCCGGTTGGTTAAAATTGGCCATTTCCGGGGTAACAGAGCCATTGCCAACCATCGATGACGTCCCCCAGCCGGAAATAATATCTTCCTTGCCAATAATAAAATTGATAAAACCGGCATTTTTAAGACCAATATACGCGACAAACAGGCCAATACCCCCGGCAATTGCGGCTTTTAATTCTTCCGGAATCGCCTTAACAATTGCTCGGCGACCATGACTAAGCGTAATGATCAAATCAAAAATACCCACCAAAAAGACGATCGCCAGGGCTTGCTGCCAATGAAAATGACAGCCAAAAACGATCGTATAGGTGAAATATGCCTGCATACCAATGCCAGGTGCTAAAGCAAATGGTACATTAGCAAATAATCCCATAAATAAAGTCCCGATCGTGGATACGATGATCGAAGCTAAAAAGATACCTTGTTTAGGCATGCCGGTCTGACCCAAAATCTGTGGATTCAAAAAGAAGATATAGACCATTGATACAAAAGTCGTTAGTCCAGCAATGATCTCCCGTTTAATAGTTGTCTGGTACTTTTCCAAATGAAACATAATTCCTCTTTTTAAATAAGTGTTGTGTTGCCTTTGCTGTTAACGTTGCTTAAATAAGCGACCTCATTGTAACTTTCGATCGTAAAATGCTCGTCATCGATCGTCTGTAGGATCGTCGTCGAAGTATTTTTTAATGAAGACAGACTTTCATCTCCGGTCAATGCTTTGATACCTAATTGAATGATCGAACCGTGTGAGAAGATCAATAAATTTTCATCCTCGTTAAGCTGTCTGCTGCGCTTGATGATGCCGTCTTTAAAACGCTGTCGTGCTTTGGCAAAATTTTCAACACCAAAAGCCGTTAAGCGCGGATCATCTTGTCGACGGATCAATTCATCGAATAACTGCGGATATTTTTTTGCTACTTGTTCTCTAGTCAGACCTTCCCAATCACCAAAGGATAGCTCACGAAAATTTTTATCGTCAATAATCGCTGTTTTCGCATAGTTAGCTGTATCGGCTAACGTGATCTCTGCTGTTCTCCTGGCGCGCTTGATCGGGCTGGTATAGACAGTTGTAAAATCAAATTTATCCAAAAAACCAGCTAGGTCCTGGCAATCCTGCTTGCTAGACTCTAGCAGCGGTGAATCACCGTTGGCCCCCTGAAATCTGCCTTCTAAGTTCCATTCAGTTCGGCCGTGTCTAACGATAAAAATTCTTTTCATAGTTAATAGAATACAGTTAAACGAATCAAAATAAAAACCCCAACGAAAGCAATTTTTCTTTTGAAGGGATTTTTTTAATTAGTTAATTTGTTGAGAAACGGCCTGATTGACAGCTGCATGTTCTTTTTCGACTAAGTTCACACGATTTTCAATAACTCTCGTATCCATCGTAATTTCTCTAGTTAAACCAGCTACGTTGATTTTAGGTTCAAAGAAAGCTTTAAATTCCGATAAACGCTGGGCAGTCTTAAAAATGATAGCAATTACCGTAATGAAAGTCGTGAACTCCATATCACCACCAACTGTCTCTTCCAGCCATTGCCAATCCTGACGGATCCAGTCCCAGGCAGCCTGTTGGCCCTTATCATTGGCCAGAACACCACGGAACCAAGCACGCAGATCCTGTGGTTTGATCGTATCTGCATCTTCAAATTTATCGATCAGCAGTTTGATTAAAACAGGATCAGTCGTTGCAGTCAAAGCAGCCGTCAAATCAGCCTTATAACTGCCATCTGAGGATTGTCGATAATCCTGCAAAAGTTGTTTGAACAGATCAGGATCGCTGAAATTCTGAATCTCATTTCGCAAGACAAATAAGCGAATGTCGGCACTCAAAGATGATAATTGCTGACGATTTTTTTCAAACAGATCATGAGCACTCTTGATCGTATTTGGATTTTTAGCAAACAAAGAGGCACTCAAGACGTAAGGTCTGATCAGCTGATCATCAATTGATTCATCAGTTGCTGACGACCAGCCTAAGCGTGCAACCTGGCTGCTGCTCAAGTGGTCAAATAGCTGCCGCAGCTGTTTTTCTTCAAGAGAATCCGGCTCAACGAATTTCTTTAAGTTGTTTGCGATCACAAACAGAGCCATATTGACGACTGCAAATCGGCTTCGACTAAAGCGACTCAGTAAGGGCACGATTTCGGCATAAGAAATTTCTTGTCCTTCAGCTAATAATCGCAGATCTTGTAAAATCTGCAATTGTGAAATAGCATCCAGCTCAGTCACGTCCTTTAAAATATCGGCCAGCAAAGTCTCATCATATTTGACAATAAAATGCGAATCATTACCAACATTTAGGCGGAATGGCAATTTATTTTCAGCACGCAGCTGAGCATAATCGCCAAGCTGACTGCTTTTTTCGGTCAATAGGCTTGGTGCTTGAGCGTAATTAGCATTCAGAGGAATCTGCCACTGGCGACCGATTTCTTTACCAACGCCAATGAAGAATTGTTGCTGGCTGATCGTTAATTGGCCATCGATCACTGAGGCTTCGACAACTGGGTAACCAGGTTGTTCCAGCCAAGAATTCATCACTGAACCAACATCGATCTGAGAAGCATCGCCAAGCGCTGACCATAGATCGGCACCAGTCGCATTAGCATACTTATGAGCAGCAAAATAAGCCTTCAGACCCTTGCGCAAAGCGGCATCACCGATCATGGCCCGAACCATCACAAGCATACGGGCGCCTTTGGCATAAACGATCGCACCATCAAACAAAGAATCGATCTCGGCTGGATCCTCGACATTGACATGAACTGATTGTACGCCGTCAGTCGCATCGCGCTGCAAGGCAGCCGGTACTTCTGATGCTTGAAAAGTCTGCCAAATATCCCATTTCGGTTCTAGCGCATTCACAGCCACGTATTCCATCATGTTGGCAAAACTTTCATTTAGCCACAGGTCATCCCACCACTTCATTGTGACAAGATCACCGAACCACTGATGGGCCAATTCATGGGCAACAACAGTCGCAACTAATTGTTTTCGAGTCAGTGCCGTATTATCGGGATCGAGCAGCAAATAGGCTTCACGATAAGTGACAAGTCCCCAGTTTTCCATCGCGCCGGCCGAGAAATCCGGCAAAGCTAATTGCCAGGAGTGAGCTAGCGGATAAGGCGTCTGATAGAAGTCTTCGTAAAATTCAATCGAGCGTTTGGCAATATCCAGCGCAAAATCCAATTCCTTGGCTTTGTGTGCTTTCGTAGCGAAAACACCGATCTGAACACCGCTTTTAGTCGTCGTCAGCTTGCTTTGCAGATCACCGAAAGCAAAAGCGATCAGATAAGTCGACATGCGGACTGTTCGCTGAAAATAGTGGACGCCATTTTCAAAACGGCTTTCTGGCATATTAGCCAAAATCGTCTCACCAGCCTGCTCATCAAATTTGATCGCCAAATCAAAAGTCGCTTTAGCTTCCGGTTCATCAACACAAGGAAAAGCCTGACGTGCAAAAGTGGTTTCAAATTGCGTGCCGATGATCTGTTTTTTAACACCATCCAGCTCATAATAGGACGGATAAATGCCCATCATGGAATCCGTTAATTTAGCTTCATAGTCGATCTTGAAAGTCACAGCGCCTGTTTTGGCTAAATGAATTCGGATCGCATCATTTTTGCTGTCCAATTCAAAAGGCAGTGCTTGATCATCATCGGATCTAACCGACTTGATCGTTAAAAATTTTGCGTGAATCGAGATCGCCTGCAATCGTGCCTGACCCGAAATTTGCGTCTGACCTGAAAAAAGCTTTTTCTGCCGATCAATAGTCAAAAAAATATCATAATGATCTGGTTGAAAGGCACGATAAAAATGTGTTGAATCTACCATTGTTCCCCCTTATTTTGTAACGGATATCCAGTTTGCTTGTTGAATTTCGTTAAATCAATTATACGTTAACAAAAAAGCAAACCGTGAAAGTCTGCCTCATTTTACAGTTGCTTTTTGCAGCGCGAAAAGTGCCAAAGCCAGATCACCATAGGTAGCTGATCCATTGTTTTCAATTTTCGGATGAACAATGTAATTATCCAAGTCCGGCAGCGGCAAATAGTCATTATTCATTTGAGCAAACTGCTGACGCGCCTTAGACAAAAGACCCGGACGACCTGACACGGAGCCGCCAAAGATGATCTTGTCCGGTCGAAATGATAGCGTGACCGACCAAGCAGCCTGCGCAATATAATAAGCAATGATATCCCAGACTGGATCACTATCAGAAATATTTTCACCGGCAATACCCGTTCGAGCTGCCAAAGAAGGACCTGAAGCCAAGCCTTCTAAACAGTCACCGTGAAAACGACAAACGCCGGCAAAATTAACATCATCCGGATGTTTGCGCAAAATAATATGACCGATTTCAGGATGCGAGCGGCCGCCGACAAAAGAACCACCCTGGATCACACCAACACCGACACCAGTCCCAAGCGTGAAGTAGACTAGGGTCTGATCTTTTTTGACAGTACCAAATTCATACTCGCCATAGACAGAGGCGTTCACATCGGTCGTAAAAAAGACCGGTACGTTGATGGCTGCTTTCAAACTACCGACAAAGTCAAAATCAGACCAGCCGACTTTAGGTGTTTTTGTAATGAAACCATAATCATCTTGACCTTCTTTGATCCCGATCGGACC is part of the Oenococcus sicerae genome and encodes:
- a CDS encoding NCS2 family permease, translating into MFHLEKYQTTIKREIIAGLTTFVSMVYIFFLNPQILGQTGMPKQGIFLASIIVSTIGTLFMGLFANVPFALAPGIGMQAYFTYTIVFGCHFHWQQALAIVFLVGIFDLIITLSHGRRAIVKAIPEELKAAIAGGIGLFVAYIGLKNAGFINFIIGKEDIISGWGTSSMVGNGSVTPEMANFNQPAVILALIGLLILIVLVLRKIPGAFLISMIVTTLIGIPMGVTNTHIEWGASLSTTFSEFSKVFLASFSGQGMPTLFNNWHDFLLTLATVFAMGLTGLFDAIGTLLGIGEQTQIFTKEDQREFAENKSGFKTRMDRALLADTVTTTSAGLLGTSNTTTFIESASGIAAGGRTGLSNLVTAAAFLLTIFFAPFVSVIPNAATSPILILVGISMMSEFKKIEWGDMEVAIPAFFTSVFMALSYSISYGIAAGFIFYIFVKMVKGKFKEINPVVLVISLMFLVNFILIAFRFAN
- a CDS encoding histidine phosphatase family protein — translated: MKRIFIVRHGRTEWNLEGRFQGANGDSPLLESSKQDCQDLAGFLDKFDFTTVYTSPIKRARRTAEITLADTANYAKTAIIDDKNFRELSFGDWEGLTREQVAKKYPQLFDELIRRQDDPRLTAFGVENFAKARQRFKDGIIKRSRQLNEDENLLIFSHGSIIQLGIKALTGDESLSSLKNTSTTILQTIDDEHFTIESYNEVAYLSNVNSKGNTTLI
- a CDS encoding M1 family metallopeptidase, with the protein product MVDSTHFYRAFQPDHYDIFLTIDRQKKLFSGQTQISGQARLQAISIHAKFLTIKSVRSDDDQALPFELDSKNDAIRIHLAKTGAVTFKIDYEAKLTDSMMGIYPSYYELDGVKKQIIGTQFETTFARQAFPCVDEPEAKATFDLAIKFDEQAGETILANMPESRFENGVHYFQRTVRMSTYLIAFAFGDLQSKLTTTKSGVQIGVFATKAHKAKELDFALDIAKRSIEFYEDFYQTPYPLAHSWQLALPDFSAGAMENWGLVTYREAYLLLDPDNTALTRKQLVATVVAHELAHQWFGDLVTMKWWDDLWLNESFANMMEYVAVNALEPKWDIWQTFQASEVPAALQRDATDGVQSVHVNVEDPAEIDSLFDGAIVYAKGARMLVMVRAMIGDAALRKGLKAYFAAHKYANATGADLWSALGDASQIDVGSVMNSWLEQPGYPVVEASVIDGQLTISQQQFFIGVGKEIGRQWQIPLNANYAQAPSLLTEKSSQLGDYAQLRAENKLPFRLNVGNDSHFIVKYDETLLADILKDVTELDAISQLQILQDLRLLAEGQEISYAEIVPLLSRFSRSRFAVVNMALFVIANNLKKFVEPDSLEEKQLRQLFDHLSSSQVARLGWSSATDESIDDQLIRPYVLSASLFAKNPNTIKSAHDLFEKNRQQLSSLSADIRLFVLRNEIQNFSDPDLFKQLLQDYRQSSDGSYKADLTAALTATTDPVLIKLLIDKFEDADTIKPQDLRAWFRGVLANDKGQQAAWDWIRQDWQWLEETVGGDMEFTTFITVIAIIFKTAQRLSEFKAFFEPKINVAGLTREITMDTRVIENRVNLVEKEHAAVNQAVSQQIN
- a CDS encoding ROK family protein; translated protein: MVVEGKLLGSIEAGGTKFVCAIADANFNVIEQTKFKTTNPVDTMAKTTAFFQQFNVSAIGIGSFGPIGIKEGQDDYGFITKTPKVGWSDFDFVGSLKAAINVPVFFTTDVNASVYGEYEFGTVKKDQTLVYFTLGTGVGVGVIQGGSFVGGRSHPEIGHIILRKHPDDVNFAGVCRFHGDCLEGLASGPSLAARTGIAGENISDSDPVWDIIAYYIAQAAWSVTLSFRPDKIIFGGSVSGRPGLLSKARQQFAQMNNDYLPLPDLDNYIVHPKIENNGSATYGDLALALFALQKATVK